Proteins from a single region of Candidatus Dormiibacterota bacterium:
- a CDS encoding IS110 family transposase has product MVTFGGDSHKRTHTLVAVDENGRQVGERTVAATPAGHMEALGWARHWPERRWALENCRHLSRGLERDLLSAGEAVLQVSPKLMGTARRSGREVGKSDPIDALAVARAALREPHLPVAQLEGKSREVKLLVDHREDLVGERTRIQNRLLWHLHELEPGYQVVAGGLLRTVILAEVSSRLESHTGVVAEIARELVARLSELTRTVKRLQRRIEELMQELAPGLLSLPGCAGLSAAKLVAETADVSRFRSSAAFAMHNGTAPIPVWSGNHERHRLNRGGNRQLNVALHRIAITQIRLGGPASDYIARRLTMGNTKTEAIRALRRQISDEVYRRLRHDYPQRSTALVAVAA; this is encoded by the coding sequence ACGGTGGCAGCGACTCCGGCCGGCCACATGGAGGCTTTGGGCTGGGCCCGTCATTGGCCCGAGCGGCGATGGGCGCTGGAGAACTGCCGGCATCTGTCGCGCGGGCTGGAGCGCGACCTCTTGAGCGCGGGTGAGGCGGTCCTGCAGGTTTCGCCCAAGCTAATGGGCACCGCACGCAGGTCTGGTCGCGAAGTCGGCAAGTCAGATCCCATCGACGCCCTGGCTGTGGCGCGTGCGGCGTTGCGTGAACCCCATCTCCCGGTTGCGCAGCTGGAAGGCAAGAGCCGCGAAGTCAAACTGCTGGTCGACCACCGTGAGGACCTGGTCGGAGAGCGAACTCGAATACAGAATCGACTGCTCTGGCATCTGCACGAGCTGGAGCCGGGCTACCAGGTAGTGGCCGGTGGACTGCTGCGAACGGTGATTTTGGCAGAGGTCAGCAGTCGCCTCGAGAGTCACACCGGAGTGGTGGCTGAAATTGCTCGCGAGCTGGTTGCCCGACTGTCTGAGCTAACCCGGACGGTGAAGCGGCTACAGCGTCGCATTGAGGAGCTGATGCAGGAGCTGGCACCGGGCTTGCTCAGCCTGCCTGGCTGCGCCGGGTTGAGCGCTGCCAAGCTGGTGGCAGAGACCGCCGATGTGAGTCGATTTCGCTCGAGCGCAGCTTTCGCCATGCACAACGGCACGGCGCCCATTCCGGTTTGGTCTGGGAACCATGAACGTCATCGGCTCAACCGCGGGGGCAACCGCCAGCTCAACGTTGCTCTTCATCGAATCGCCATTACTCAGATCCGACTTGGGGGACCCGCCTCCGATTACATTGCTCGTCGCTTGACCATGGGCAACACCAAAACAGAAGCCATCAGAGCTTTGCGCCGCCAAATCTCGGACGAGGTTTACCGGCGCCTCCGGCACGACTATCCACAGCGTTCCACCGCCTTGGTTGCGGTGGCCGCTTGA